One Flavobacterium sp. 90 DNA segment encodes these proteins:
- the hisC gene encoding histidinol-phosphate transaminase, with protein sequence MKFDINTITRENVKTLKPYSSARDEFEDFDTAEMIFLDANENPFQNGVNRYPDPQQSSVKAILAKNNNVKSSQILLGNGSDEVLDLLFRAFCEPKMDNIISLPPTYGMYSVLANINAVENREVLLSTDFQPQVEKILDAVDENTNIIFLCSPNNPTGNSFSDESVVKLLQNFKGLVVIDEAYIDFSDKESWLTEIDEYPNLVITQTLSKAYGLAGIRLGICYGSEAVISVLNKIKPPYNVNELTQQRAITRLNDSNKIKQEITSIIEQREELLKVLLEVSFVEKVYPTEANFVLVKVDDANKRYDQLIAKGIVIRNRTTQPLCENCLRFTIGIPEENAVLIKELKLLK encoded by the coding sequence ATGAAATTCGATATAAATACAATAACGCGTGAAAACGTAAAAACATTAAAACCTTATTCATCTGCCAGAGATGAGTTCGAGGATTTTGATACAGCTGAAATGATTTTTCTGGATGCTAATGAAAATCCGTTTCAGAATGGGGTGAATCGTTATCCGGATCCGCAACAGAGTTCGGTTAAAGCGATTTTAGCGAAGAATAATAACGTAAAATCAAGTCAGATTCTACTAGGAAACGGAAGTGATGAAGTGTTAGATTTACTTTTCAGAGCTTTTTGTGAGCCAAAAATGGATAATATTATTTCGTTGCCACCAACTTATGGAATGTACAGTGTTTTGGCAAATATTAACGCTGTAGAAAACAGAGAAGTTTTACTTTCAACCGATTTTCAGCCACAAGTAGAGAAAATTTTAGACGCTGTAGATGAGAATACTAATATCATCTTTTTATGCTCACCAAATAACCCAACCGGGAATTCTTTTTCGGACGAAAGTGTGGTGAAATTACTTCAAAATTTTAAAGGTTTGGTTGTAATTGATGAAGCGTATATTGATTTTTCGGACAAAGAAAGCTGGTTGACAGAAATCGATGAATATCCAAATTTGGTGATTACACAAACGCTTTCAAAAGCATACGGTTTGGCAGGAATTCGTTTAGGAATTTGTTATGGTTCTGAAGCTGTAATTTCAGTTTTAAATAAAATAAAACCCCCTTATAATGTAAACGAATTAACGCAGCAAAGAGCTATCACACGTTTGAACGATTCGAATAAAATAAAACAAGAAATAACTTCTATTATTGAGCAAAGAGAAGAATTGCTTAAAGTTTTACTTGAAGTGAGTTTTGTCGAAAAAGTATATCCTACAGAAGCTAATTTTGTATTAGTAAAAGTTGATGATGCTAATAAAAGATACGATCAATTAATCGCAAAAGGAATTGTAATCAGAAACAGAACAACTCAGCCTTTATGCGAAAATTGTCTTCGTTTTACGATTGGAATTCCAGAGGAAAATGCAGTTTTGATTAAAGAACTGAAGTTGTTGAAGTAA
- the hisD gene encoding histidinol dehydrogenase: protein MNKIDNPKPETWSEILKRPTKTIDDIEVTVKEIFKEVQKKGDEAVAKYTSIFDGIALENYEVTTEEIQEAIGLISEELKDAIQLAKANILKFHTAQKTERISIETTEGVNCWQEKRPIQKIGLYIPGGTAPLFSTVLMLAVPAEIAGCKEIVLCSPPDKTGKINPAILYAANLCGVTKILKVGGIQAIAGMTFGTKSIPKVYKIFGPGNQFVTVAKQLATQFGVAIDMPAGPSELLVVADDTAVPAFVASDLLSQAEHGTDSQVILVSTSRRLIDAVENEIQTQIEALPRKQIAQKAIENSKLIYVENDQIALELINEYGPEHFIICSEFDDFYCNGIVNAGSVFIGNYTPESAGDYASGTNHTLPTNGYAKNYSGVNLDSFMKSMTFQKISKVGIQNIGRAIEVMAEAEGLQAHKNAVTLRLKSLE from the coding sequence ATGAATAAAATAGACAATCCAAAACCAGAAACCTGGTCAGAAATATTAAAAAGACCAACCAAAACGATCGATGATATCGAAGTGACGGTAAAAGAAATTTTTAAAGAAGTACAGAAAAAAGGAGATGAAGCTGTTGCAAAATATACTTCGATTTTTGACGGAATCGCTTTAGAAAATTACGAAGTTACAACTGAAGAAATTCAGGAAGCAATTGGTTTGATTTCGGAAGAATTGAAAGACGCTATTCAATTAGCAAAAGCAAATATTTTAAAATTTCACACCGCTCAAAAAACAGAGAGAATTTCGATTGAAACTACAGAAGGTGTTAATTGTTGGCAGGAAAAAAGACCAATTCAAAAAATTGGACTTTATATTCCGGGAGGAACAGCGCCTTTGTTTTCAACCGTTTTAATGTTGGCAGTTCCTGCGGAAATCGCAGGCTGCAAAGAAATTGTATTATGTTCGCCACCAGATAAAACAGGGAAAATAAATCCGGCAATTTTATATGCTGCCAATTTATGCGGCGTAACAAAAATCTTAAAAGTTGGGGGAATTCAAGCGATCGCAGGAATGACATTTGGGACAAAATCAATTCCAAAAGTTTATAAAATCTTTGGGCCTGGAAATCAGTTTGTAACGGTTGCAAAACAATTGGCAACACAATTTGGAGTTGCAATTGATATGCCGGCAGGACCATCAGAATTGTTGGTTGTTGCTGATGATACTGCAGTTCCGGCTTTTGTAGCGTCAGATTTGTTATCTCAGGCAGAACACGGAACAGACAGTCAAGTGATTTTAGTTTCGACTTCAAGAAGATTAATTGATGCTGTCGAGAACGAGATTCAGACTCAAATTGAAGCGCTTCCGCGAAAGCAAATCGCTCAAAAAGCAATCGAAAATTCAAAATTAATCTACGTTGAAAATGACCAGATTGCATTAGAATTAATCAATGAATACGGACCGGAACATTTTATTATATGTTCAGAATTTGATGATTTCTATTGCAACGGAATCGTAAATGCTGGCTCTGTTTTTATTGGAAATTATACTCCTGAAAGTGCCGGAGATTATGCTTCAGGAACCAATCATACTTTGCCAACAAACGGATACGCTAAGAATTACAGCGGTGTAAATCTGGATAGTTTCATGAAATCAATGACTTTTCAGAAAATTTCCAAAGTAGGAATTCAAAACATTGGTCGCGCAATCGAAGTTATGGCTGAAGCCGAAGGTTTGCAAGCGCATAAAAATGCTGTGACGCTTCGCTTAAAGAGTTTAGAGTAA
- the hisG gene encoding ATP phosphoribosyltransferase: MSTLKIAIQKSGRLNEDSIQILKDCGISINNGNDQLKAEASNFPLEVLYLRNSDIPQYLIDGVVDLAIVGDNLLVEKGKHIEVIQKLGFSKCKVSVAVPKAFNYNSIQDLAGLRIATSYPNTVNEYFDSFGLKVDIHQISGSVEIAPNIGLADAIVDIVSSGSTLFKNNLREVEVILKSEAVLAVSPKVSPEIQKHIDTLKFRIQSVLRARNSKYILMNVPNDKIDEIGKILPVLRSLTVLPLAQEGWSSVHSVIDKDTFWDVIDKLKEAGAEGILVCPIEKMVL, translated from the coding sequence ATGAGTACATTAAAAATTGCAATTCAAAAATCTGGTCGTTTAAACGAAGACAGCATTCAAATCTTAAAAGATTGTGGTATTTCGATCAACAACGGAAACGACCAATTAAAAGCTGAAGCTTCAAATTTTCCATTAGAAGTTTTGTACCTGAGAAATTCAGATATTCCACAATATTTAATTGATGGAGTTGTAGATCTTGCTATTGTAGGAGATAATTTGTTGGTAGAAAAAGGAAAACACATTGAAGTAATTCAAAAATTAGGATTTTCAAAATGCAAGGTTTCTGTTGCAGTTCCTAAAGCCTTCAATTACAACTCAATTCAGGATTTGGCAGGTTTACGTATTGCAACTTCTTACCCGAATACTGTAAATGAATATTTCGATTCTTTTGGATTAAAAGTTGATATTCACCAAATCTCTGGTTCTGTAGAAATTGCACCAAATATTGGTCTTGCAGATGCCATTGTAGATATTGTTTCGAGCGGAAGCACATTATTCAAAAACAACTTAAGAGAAGTAGAAGTAATCCTGAAAAGTGAAGCAGTTTTAGCGGTTTCTCCAAAAGTTTCTCCAGAAATTCAGAAACACATCGATACTTTAAAATTCAGAATTCAATCTGTTTTAAGAGCAAGAAATTCAAAGTATATTTTGATGAATGTACCAAATGATAAAATTGATGAAATTGGTAAAATATTACCGGTTTTAAGAAGTTTAACCGTTTTACCATTAGCGCAAGAAGGCTGGAGCAGTGTTCACTCGGTAATAGATAAAGACACTTTTTGGGATGTAATAGATAAACTAAAAGAGGCTGGAGCCGAAGGAATTTTAGTTTGCCCAATTGAGAAAATGGTTCTTTAA
- a CDS encoding HAMP domain-containing sensor histidine kinase produces the protein MLQLSFKNRIALNYIITTGLLILVVFSIIYSIVKHTVYSHIDENINVEIKNHLEELEVVNGKVIFIDAEEWKEREHNTVDVNPVFVEFLDLNKKVIEKAPNLKKETLEFKDSVEDFKLFDTKLGDHAVRQIQVPLHINNKKIGYVIVAMSLADSKMVLNNLFDIMSLSFLVILILLFFIARFFAGRSIKPINEIINTSEIITKDNLKTRIPLPKTRDELYTLSKTINNLLSRIEDAMEREKQFTSDASHELRTPLTVIKGTLEVLIRKPRDNKEYEEKINYCIKEVDHLNMLVDQLLLMARFENQKKGISPETVYLNAMILDVLTLNSEKIDKLNLNIKFDALEDYYIKSDNFLVVTILRNIISNAIKYSKKDGEVSVLLLKQNENIICKISDNGIGIAKEDLEAIFNPFFRSNSTDHPEIKGTGLGLSIVKRITELLHIKFKIESEIGVGTTVFLSFNENQKTLS, from the coding sequence ATGTTGCAACTTTCTTTTAAAAACAGAATTGCCTTAAACTATATTATCACGACAGGTTTGTTGATTTTGGTAGTTTTTTCGATTATATATTCCATTGTAAAACATACCGTTTACAGTCATATTGACGAAAATATCAATGTTGAAATCAAAAATCACTTAGAGGAGTTAGAGGTTGTAAATGGAAAAGTGATTTTTATTGATGCTGAAGAATGGAAAGAACGAGAACATAATACGGTTGATGTAAATCCGGTTTTTGTAGAGTTTTTAGATTTGAATAAAAAAGTGATAGAAAAAGCACCAAATCTAAAAAAAGAAACACTTGAATTTAAAGATTCTGTCGAAGATTTCAAACTATTCGATACTAAATTAGGCGATCATGCCGTTCGACAAATTCAGGTTCCGCTTCATATTAACAATAAAAAAATAGGATATGTGATCGTCGCAATGTCATTGGCAGATTCTAAAATGGTATTGAATAATTTGTTTGATATAATGTCTTTGTCATTTTTGGTGATCTTAATATTATTGTTTTTTATAGCAAGATTTTTTGCAGGCCGAAGCATAAAGCCAATAAATGAGATTATAAATACCTCAGAAATAATTACAAAAGATAATCTGAAAACACGTATTCCGCTCCCAAAAACTAGAGACGAATTATATACACTTTCCAAAACCATAAACAATTTATTAAGCCGAATTGAAGATGCAATGGAACGGGAAAAACAGTTTACTTCTGACGCTTCACACGAATTAAGAACGCCTTTGACCGTTATAAAAGGAACACTTGAAGTTTTAATTCGTAAACCTCGTGATAATAAGGAATATGAAGAAAAAATAAATTATTGTATAAAAGAAGTAGATCACTTAAATATGTTAGTAGATCAACTCTTATTAATGGCTCGTTTTGAGAATCAAAAGAAAGGCATAAGTCCGGAAACGGTTTATTTGAATGCAATGATTTTGGATGTTTTAACGCTAAATTCTGAGAAGATAGATAAGCTTAATCTTAATATAAAATTTGATGCTTTAGAAGATTATTATATTAAATCAGATAATTTCTTAGTAGTTACAATTCTTAGAAATATTATTTCGAATGCAATTAAATACAGTAAAAAAGATGGAGAAGTTTCAGTTTTACTTTTGAAACAAAATGAAAATATAATCTGTAAAATTTCTGATAACGGAATCGGAATTGCCAAAGAAGATCTTGAAGCAATTTTCAATCCTTTCTTTAGATCAAATTCAACGGATCATCCTGAAATTAAAGGAACCGGATTAGGATTGTCTATTGTAAAAAGAATTACAGAATTACTACATATTAAATTTAAAATCGAGAGTGAAATAGGAGTTGGAACAACAGTTTTTTTGAGTTTTAACGAGAATCAGAAAACGTTATCGTAA
- a CDS encoding response regulator transcription factor encodes MHILIVEDELGIVQFLQQGLQEEGYQITTANDGSKGFELVQENKYDLILLDWMLPKINGLDLCKAIRIKDQTTPIIFLTAKDTVQETIEGLKAGANDYIKKPFSFEELVERIKIHFRNQKTSEILTLGTITIDLSKHVVLKNTEEVSLTQREFELLTYLIKNKGKVCTRNQILKDVWEINFEYDTGVIDVFMNAIRKKLNLKIEEDYIKTIRGIGYIANDL; translated from the coding sequence ATGCACATTTTAATAGTTGAAGATGAGTTAGGTATCGTTCAGTTTTTGCAGCAAGGCCTACAAGAAGAAGGGTATCAAATTACAACCGCAAATGATGGTTCAAAAGGTTTTGAATTGGTTCAGGAAAACAAGTATGACTTAATTTTACTGGATTGGATGTTGCCAAAAATTAATGGTTTGGACTTGTGTAAAGCTATAAGAATCAAGGATCAAACAACGCCAATTATTTTTTTAACAGCAAAAGATACGGTGCAGGAAACAATCGAAGGATTAAAAGCCGGAGCAAACGATTATATCAAAAAACCTTTTAGTTTTGAAGAATTGGTAGAACGTATCAAGATTCATTTTAGAAACCAAAAAACTTCTGAAATACTTACTTTAGGAACCATCACGATTGATCTTTCAAAACATGTTGTCTTAAAAAACACCGAAGAAGTTTCACTTACACAGCGAGAGTTTGAATTGCTGACTTACCTTATTAAGAATAAAGGAAAAGTTTGTACGAGAAATCAAATCTTAAAAGACGTTTGGGAGATAAATTTTGAATACGACACCGGCGTAATTGATGTTTTTATGAACGCAATCAGAAAAAAACTCAATTTAAAAATTGAAGAAGATTATATTAAAACAATTCGCGGTATTGGTTATATCGCTAACGACTTATAA
- a CDS encoding alkaline phosphatase family protein — protein sequence MNFYKKFSPLFNLGLFYFIVSFILRTVLFFHPITQSSFTVLESLKIFSLGLISDFFVFTVAGVFLWLYLVTVSNTKYNKPWGYIILGGFVALFIYIASGKSIVTEYGGALPNIVLIFIGIKMALFALLLFVPKQREKIRYWLFAFVVFLYVLLILQNGLSEYFFWNEFGVKYNFIAVNYLIYTNEVIGNIMQSYPVIPIFSALFLVTGIITYLILKKSKNFINEIPSFSEKLKSSAVYVALFIISLIAIPTLAKTENSKNVFVNELQANGIYKFYLAFQNNKLDYFKFYKTLPDQEAFSLLKQQFPGISGENTLRKITSDSLENHKNVVLITIESYSAEFMKMYGNEQNITPFLDSLAQKSLLFTNLYAAGNRTVRGLEAVTLCLPPTAGESVVKREDNKNKFSTGAIFKQKGYNVKYMYGGDAFFDNMKDFYSGNGYEIVDKSNFSPEEITFSNVWGVCDEDMYNKAIKVMNAEAKQNKPFFNHIMTVSNHRPFTYPNNKIDIPGDIKSREGGVKYTDYSLRKFFEMASKQPWFKNTVFVIVADHCASSAGKTELPLDKYRIPGFIYTPGAKPEKFNKTMSQIDIMPTLFGLLNFTYESKFFGQDVLKSDYKPRAFIATYQDLGLIKDNVLTILSPKQQVKQFDLEINSKPGIAPEFQIDYNEIPTNKERADLINETISFYQTASDMLKKKKYQK from the coding sequence ATGAATTTTTACAAGAAATTTTCCCCACTTTTCAATCTTGGACTGTTTTATTTTATCGTAAGCTTTATTTTACGAACTGTTTTATTTTTTCATCCTATAACTCAGAGTTCATTTACAGTTCTTGAGAGCTTGAAAATCTTTTCGTTAGGACTTATTTCAGACTTCTTTGTTTTTACAGTTGCAGGTGTTTTTTTATGGTTGTATTTAGTTACGGTTTCTAATACTAAATACAATAAACCTTGGGGTTATATTATTTTAGGTGGTTTTGTAGCGCTATTCATTTATATCGCTTCCGGCAAAAGTATCGTTACAGAATATGGCGGAGCTTTGCCAAATATTGTTTTAATTTTTATTGGAATTAAAATGGCTCTTTTTGCTCTTTTACTTTTTGTTCCTAAACAAAGAGAAAAAATCAGATATTGGTTATTTGCTTTTGTAGTTTTCCTTTATGTTTTATTGATTCTTCAAAACGGTTTAAGTGAATATTTTTTCTGGAACGAATTTGGCGTTAAATACAATTTTATCGCTGTTAATTATCTAATTTACACCAATGAAGTTATTGGAAACATTATGCAGTCTTACCCTGTTATTCCAATATTTTCGGCCCTGTTTTTAGTAACAGGAATTATTACTTATTTAATTCTGAAGAAATCTAAAAATTTCATCAACGAAATCCCTTCTTTTAGTGAAAAATTAAAAAGCAGTGCCGTTTATGTAGCTTTGTTTATTATTTCTTTGATAGCAATTCCAACTTTGGCTAAGACCGAAAATTCTAAAAATGTCTTTGTTAACGAGCTACAAGCAAACGGAATATATAAATTCTATCTGGCTTTTCAGAATAACAAATTAGATTATTTTAAATTCTATAAGACTTTACCTGATCAGGAAGCTTTTTCGTTATTGAAACAACAATTCCCTGGTATTTCAGGCGAAAATACTTTGCGTAAAATAACAAGTGATTCACTAGAAAATCACAAGAATGTTGTATTAATTACTATCGAAAGTTACAGCGCCGAATTCATGAAAATGTACGGAAATGAGCAAAACATTACTCCTTTCTTAGATAGTTTAGCTCAAAAAAGTTTATTGTTTACCAATTTATACGCTGCCGGAAACAGAACGGTTCGCGGACTTGAAGCAGTAACTTTATGTTTGCCTCCAACTGCTGGAGAAAGTGTTGTAAAAAGAGAAGATAATAAGAATAAATTCTCTACAGGAGCTATCTTTAAACAAAAAGGCTACAACGTAAAATATATGTATGGTGGAGACGCTTTCTTTGATAATATGAAGGATTTCTATTCTGGAAATGGTTATGAAATTGTAGACAAATCAAATTTTTCTCCTGAAGAAATTACGTTTTCTAATGTTTGGGGAGTTTGTGACGAAGATATGTACAACAAAGCGATTAAGGTTATGAATGCTGAAGCAAAGCAAAACAAACCTTTCTTCAACCACATTATGACTGTTAGTAATCACAGGCCTTTTACTTATCCTAATAATAAAATTGATATTCCGGGAGACATTAAATCTCGTGAAGGTGGAGTAAAATACACGGATTATTCATTGAGAAAATTCTTTGAAATGGCGAGTAAACAACCTTGGTTCAAAAATACAGTTTTTGTTATTGTTGCTGACCATTGTGCTTCAAGTGCCGGAAAAACTGAACTTCCGTTAGACAAATACAGAATTCCTGGTTTTATTTATACTCCTGGTGCAAAACCTGAAAAATTCAATAAAACAATGTCCCAAATTGATATTATGCCAACACTTTTTGGTTTATTGAATTTCACTTATGAAAGCAAATTCTTTGGTCAGGATGTTTTAAAATCTGATTACAAACCAAGAGCTTTTATTGCTACTTATCAGGATTTAGGTTTGATTAAAGATAATGTTTTAACTATTTTATCTCCTAAACAACAAGTAAAACAGTTTGATTTAGAAATCAATTCAAAACCTGGTATCGCTCCTGAATTTCAGATAGATTATAATGAAATTCCAACGAATAAAGAAAGAGCTGATTTGATTAATGAAACTATTTCATTTTATCAAACTGCTTCAGATATGTTGAAGAAAAAGAAATATCAGAAGTAG
- a CDS encoding zinc dependent phospholipase C family protein encodes MKNFKMKPKLIAFFALGLGFLTLSWGIVGHERINKAAVMALPQSIQVFFYNHIDFITQEASVPDIRKYALNYKDENPRHYFDMESFGAPETFPKTLEEAKAKYDAKFLNENGILPWYIEDMMVKLTKAFKEKNRAEILFLAADLGHYIGDAHMPLHTSANHDGQLTDQKGIHSLWESRLPELFAKNYKLNVPQAQYYEDVHKATWDMINDTHSLVEPLLAVDKKLRTATPENQVFEMDADGKISKTKYNTSKFSEKYASKLHQELNGMVESQMRKAIAATASFWYTAWVNAGKPDLSKLDSFEVTQRNNEALKQDQKLYQDGYLFGMKNQND; translated from the coding sequence ATGAAAAACTTTAAAATGAAACCAAAGCTAATTGCATTTTTTGCTTTAGGACTTGGATTTTTGACATTATCTTGGGGAATCGTTGGCCACGAACGCATCAATAAAGCTGCAGTTATGGCTTTGCCTCAATCGATACAAGTGTTTTTTTACAACCACATTGATTTTATTACTCAAGAAGCTTCTGTACCAGACATTCGTAAATATGCTTTAAATTATAAAGACGAAAATCCAAGACATTATTTTGACATGGAAAGTTTTGGTGCGCCAGAGACTTTTCCCAAAACTTTAGAAGAAGCAAAGGCTAAATACGATGCTAAATTTTTAAATGAAAACGGTATTTTGCCTTGGTATATCGAAGATATGATGGTAAAATTAACTAAAGCTTTTAAAGAGAAAAACAGAGCTGAGATTTTATTCCTTGCAGCAGATTTAGGTCATTATATTGGTGATGCACATATGCCATTACATACTTCTGCAAATCATGACGGACAATTAACGGATCAAAAAGGAATTCATTCACTTTGGGAAAGCAGATTGCCTGAGTTATTTGCTAAAAACTACAAACTAAATGTACCACAAGCGCAGTATTACGAAGATGTTCACAAAGCAACTTGGGACATGATTAATGATACACACAGTTTAGTGGAGCCTTTGTTGGCAGTTGATAAAAAACTAAGAACTGCAACTCCGGAGAATCAGGTTTTCGAAATGGATGCTGATGGTAAAATCTCTAAAACAAAATACAATACATCTAAATTCTCTGAGAAATATGCTTCTAAATTGCACCAGGAATTAAACGGAATGGTAGAAAGCCAAATGAGAAAAGCAATTGCTGCAACTGCAAGTTTTTGGTACACTGCTTGGGTAAATGCCGGAAAACCAGATTTAAGCAAGTTAGATTCATTTGAAGTTACTCAACGTAACAACGAAGCTTTGAAACAAGATCAAAAATTATATCAGGACGGATATTTATTCGGAATGAAGAATCAGAATGACTAA
- a CDS encoding glycoside hydrolase: MKKPHFIKQSFKGANVLFLVLSMAFLASCAQSETEETSLSAKTETVSPEISGLLKSSSTAKTTSTFGDIGNGVNLQPSYYNNGNCDLGWNLMKQNTKIKTVRIEVEPGQETNAKRWISEAKLNGFTVIVSYHKSSVLGSDSIAELNAAATWWKNNYSSLGGNFIINLINEWGSHNITPAAYAAAYNTAITEVRKVYSGTIIIDIPGWGQETATAACAVKGCSTGQTVINDTKIILSAHIYPGAYNQGKGRYMNTSDIDDLASSGRPCMIGEFGNSGGSGADWSAIVDYAKNKGWTILGWAWNGDGGSMNMITPQFQSYTSGTAKTYNKSSYFNIVYNKL, translated from the coding sequence ATGAAAAAACCACATTTTATTAAACAAAGCTTTAAAGGAGCAAATGTTTTATTTTTAGTTTTAAGTATGGCATTTTTAGCTAGTTGTGCACAATCTGAAACAGAAGAAACTTCACTATCTGCAAAAACAGAAACCGTTTCTCCCGAAATTTCAGGATTACTAAAATCCAGTTCTACAGCAAAAACAACTTCAACTTTTGGAGATATTGGCAATGGTGTTAATTTACAACCTTCTTATTACAACAATGGAAATTGCGATTTGGGTTGGAATCTAATGAAGCAAAATACCAAAATTAAAACCGTTCGTATTGAAGTAGAACCAGGCCAGGAAACAAATGCTAAAAGATGGATTTCTGAAGCCAAATTAAACGGATTTACGGTAATTGTCAGCTATCATAAATCGAGTGTATTAGGATCTGATAGTATAGCCGAATTAAATGCAGCGGCGACTTGGTGGAAAAATAACTACAGTTCGTTAGGAGGTAATTTTATAATAAATTTAATAAACGAATGGGGAAGTCACAATATTACGCCAGCGGCATATGCTGCAGCTTATAATACTGCTATTACAGAAGTTCGCAAAGTCTATAGTGGTACTATTATTATCGATATTCCGGGTTGGGGGCAAGAAACTGCTACCGCTGCCTGCGCTGTAAAAGGATGCTCAACCGGACAAACTGTAATCAATGATACTAAAATTATTCTTTCGGCACATATTTATCCCGGAGCTTATAACCAGGGAAAAGGACGATATATGAACACATCAGACATCGATGATTTGGCTTCGTCAGGAAGACCATGCATGATTGGTGAATTTGGAAATAGTGGAGGATCTGGTGCAGATTGGTCCGCAATTGTTGATTATGCCAAAAATAAAGGCTGGACAATTTTAGGCTGGGCGTGGAACGGTGACGGAGGTTCTATGAATATGATTACGCCTCAGTTTCAGTCTTATACAAGCGGAACCGCAAAAACATATAATAAATCGTCTTATTTCAATATTGTTTACAATAAACTGTAA
- a CDS encoding putative sulfate exporter family transporter — translation MKTKQHTTSHLLEVNLYIQQAIFVLIIALCLFSIISPPIALLLGVIMVNIFGNPFVEFNSKAITYLLQFSVVGLGFGMNASSALSAGKEGFVLTILSIFSTLILGTFLGKWLKTDKKISHLISCGTAICGGSAIAAISPVIKSNENQTSIALGVIFILNSIALFVFPFIGHQLDLSQKDFGLWCAIAIHDTSSVVGAANKYGAEALQIATTVKLARALWIIPISILTAMIFKNKNSKIKIPYFIGLFILAMLFNTYVPATAIIAPHIIGIAKIGLTITLFLIGATLNINTLKSVGVKPLLQGVFLWIFIACLGLASILYFH, via the coding sequence TTGAAAACGAAACAACATACAACGTCACATTTATTAGAAGTTAACCTTTATATACAACAAGCAATTTTTGTTTTGATTATTGCTCTTTGCTTATTTTCTATAATTTCCCCGCCAATTGCATTATTATTAGGAGTTATAATGGTGAATATATTCGGAAATCCATTTGTTGAATTCAATAGCAAAGCGATTACCTATTTATTACAATTTTCAGTAGTTGGTTTAGGTTTCGGAATGAATGCTTCCAGTGCACTTTCTGCCGGAAAAGAAGGCTTTGTTCTAACGATACTTTCAATTTTTAGTACTTTAATATTAGGAACTTTTCTGGGAAAATGGCTTAAAACCGATAAAAAAATATCACATTTAATATCTTGCGGAACCGCGATTTGTGGAGGAAGCGCGATTGCGGCGATTTCACCTGTTATTAAATCAAATGAAAACCAAACTTCAATCGCATTAGGCGTAATCTTTATTCTGAATTCAATCGCATTATTTGTTTTTCCGTTTATCGGACATCAGCTTGACTTATCTCAAAAAGATTTCGGATTATGGTGCGCAATTGCTATTCATGATACAAGTTCTGTAGTTGGCGCAGCAAATAAATACGGAGCTGAAGCTTTGCAAATTGCAACAACCGTAAAACTAGCAAGAGCATTATGGATTATTCCAATTTCGATCTTGACAGCTATGATTTTTAAAAATAAAAACTCAAAAATAAAAATACCTTACTTCATAGGATTATTTATTCTTGCGATGCTTTTTAATACTTATGTACCTGCAACTGCTATTATTGCGCCTCATATTATAGGAATTGCAAAAATTGGATTGACAATTACGTTGTTTTTAATTGGCGCAACCTTAAATATAAATACGTTGAAATCAGTAGGAGTGAAGCCATTATTGCAAGGAGTTTTCCTTTGGATATTTATTGCTTGTTTAGGCTTGGCTTCAATACTATACTTTCATTAA